A single window of Verrucomicrobiia bacterium DNA harbors:
- a CDS encoding FAD-binding protein encodes MPEESRRFEPLAAIVGADHVLTSREDLIPYSFDGTAALQGMPGAVVMARSRDEVVGVLQWANATGTPVVTRGSGTGLSGGSVPTPGAVVLCLVKMDRVLEVDAANLTLMAEAGATTVTIAEAAAKAGLFYPPDPGSMKISTIGGNVAENSGGLRGLKYGITRNYVMGLEVVLPDGEVLWTGNKCVKDVAGYSLRDLFIGSEGTLGVITRVLLRLLPQPAAKKTLVATFDRMDRAAQTVSDIIAARIIPCTLEFLDRTTIRCVEEYAKVGLLLDCEALLLMESDGHPAAVAEEAERMEALSRQNGAIEVRVARDEAEAARLASARRSAFSALARVAPTTILEDATVPRSELARMIRFVDEVARRYELRIGTFGHMGDGNLHPTFLTDERNHAEMERVHRAFREIFDEAVRLGGTITGEHGIGLAKKEFLPAFVGDASMRVMRELRRALDPKGILNPGKMFEDAGARPAGVAGGAAA; translated from the coding sequence ATGCCAGAAGAATCCCGTCGCTTCGAACCGCTCGCCGCCATCGTTGGGGCGGACCACGTGCTGACCTCGCGGGAGGATCTGATTCCCTACTCGTTCGACGGGACGGCGGCGTTGCAGGGGATGCCGGGGGCGGTGGTGATGGCACGGAGCCGGGACGAGGTGGTGGGGGTGTTGCAGTGGGCGAACGCGACGGGGACGCCGGTGGTGACGCGGGGTTCGGGGACGGGGCTGAGCGGGGGGAGCGTGCCGACACCCGGGGCGGTGGTGCTGTGCCTGGTGAAGATGGACCGAGTCCTGGAGGTGGACGCGGCGAACCTGACGCTGATGGCGGAGGCGGGGGCGACGACGGTGACGATTGCGGAGGCGGCGGCGAAGGCGGGGTTGTTTTATCCGCCCGACCCCGGGTCGATGAAGATTTCGACGATTGGCGGCAACGTGGCCGAGAACTCCGGGGGGTTGCGCGGCCTCAAGTACGGCATCACGCGGAATTACGTGATGGGTCTGGAGGTGGTGCTGCCGGACGGGGAGGTGCTGTGGACGGGGAACAAGTGCGTGAAGGATGTGGCGGGGTATTCGCTGCGGGACCTGTTCATCGGGTCGGAAGGGACGCTGGGGGTGATCACGCGGGTGCTGCTGCGGCTGCTTCCGCAACCGGCCGCGAAGAAGACGCTGGTGGCCACGTTCGACCGGATGGACCGGGCGGCGCAGACGGTGTCGGACATCATCGCGGCGCGGATCATTCCGTGCACGCTGGAGTTCCTCGACCGGACGACGATCCGGTGCGTGGAGGAATACGCGAAGGTGGGGTTGCTGCTGGATTGCGAGGCCCTGCTGTTGATGGAGAGCGACGGACATCCGGCGGCGGTGGCGGAGGAGGCGGAGCGGATGGAAGCGTTGTCGCGGCAGAACGGGGCGATTGAGGTGCGGGTGGCGCGGGACGAGGCGGAGGCGGCGCGGCTGGCGTCGGCGCGCCGTTCGGCCTTTTCGGCGCTGGCGCGGGTGGCGCCGACGACGATTCTGGAGGACGCCACGGTGCCGCGGAGCGAGCTGGCGCGGATGATCCGGTTCGTGGACGAGGTGGCGCGCAGGTACGAGCTGCGGATCGGGACCTTCGGGCACATGGGGGACGGGAACCTGCATCCGACGTTTCTGACCGACGAGCGGAACCACGCCGAGATGGAGCGGGTGCACCGGGCCTTCCGGGAGATCTTCGACGAGGCGGTGCGACTGGGGGGCACGATCACCGGGGAGCACGGGATCGGTTTGGCGAAGAAGGAGTTTCTGCCGGCGTTTGTGGGGGATGCCTCGATGCGGGTGATGCGCGAACTGAGGCGTGCGCTGGATCCGAAGGGCATCCTGAATCCGGGCAAGATGTTCGAGGACGCGGGAGCGAGGCCGGCGGGTGTCGCCGGGGGAGCGGCCGCGTGA
- a CDS encoding response regulator transcription factor produces MNPVDRTIRVSLVEDVPELRQALREVLMAAPGIELVGDWGSGEEAVASMPAVRPRVVLMDIHLPGMSGVECVRRLKPAMPDTEFMMVSVFEDHALVYEALKAGATGYLVKKTRPEALIEAIRDLDAGGAPMSSSIARKVVAAFSAERPDDGRSEAEKLSMREREVLERLSAGRRYKEIAMDLGLSVHTVRTHLHHIYEKLQVRSKAEAIRRHRERGSASGID; encoded by the coding sequence ATGAATCCCGTGGATCGAACCATTCGAGTGAGTCTCGTCGAGGATGTGCCCGAGCTGCGGCAGGCGTTGCGGGAAGTGCTGATGGCGGCGCCCGGCATCGAACTGGTGGGCGACTGGGGATCGGGCGAGGAAGCGGTGGCGTCGATGCCTGCGGTGCGGCCGCGGGTGGTGCTGATGGACATTCATCTTCCCGGGATGAGCGGTGTCGAGTGTGTCCGGCGTTTGAAGCCGGCGATGCCCGACACGGAGTTCATGATGGTGAGCGTCTTCGAGGATCACGCCCTAGTGTACGAGGCGTTGAAGGCCGGGGCCACGGGGTATCTCGTGAAGAAGACACGCCCCGAGGCGCTCATCGAGGCCATCCGGGATCTCGATGCCGGTGGGGCGCCCATGTCGAGTTCCATTGCGCGCAAGGTCGTGGCCGCTTTCTCGGCGGAACGACCGGACGATGGGAGGAGCGAGGCGGAGAAACTGTCCATGCGGGAGCGCGAGGTCCTGGAGCGGTTGAGCGCGGGGAGGCGCTACAAGGAGATCGCGATGGACCTCGGGTTGAGCGTGCACACGGTGCGGACGCATCTGCATCACATCTACGAGAAGCTGCAGGTGCGGTCGAAGGCGGAGGCGATCCGGCGGCACCGGGAGCGGGGTTCTGCGTCCGGAATCGACTGA
- a CDS encoding DUF190 domain-containing protein, giving the protein MEIPSDAQVLRIFLGESDRWKGQPLYEAIVLAARERHLAGATVLRGPMGFGKSSRLHTAKILRLSMDLPMVIEIVDTEEKIAGFLPALDEMMQGGLVTLEPVRVIRYRAGEMGETQP; this is encoded by the coding sequence ATGGAGATTCCGAGCGACGCGCAGGTGTTGAGGATTTTCCTCGGGGAAAGCGACCGGTGGAAGGGACAGCCGCTGTACGAGGCGATCGTGCTCGCGGCCCGTGAGCGGCATCTGGCGGGGGCGACGGTGTTGCGGGGCCCGATGGGTTTCGGGAAGTCGAGCCGGCTGCACACGGCGAAGATCCTGAGGCTGTCGATGGATCTGCCCATGGTCATCGAGATCGTGGACACGGAGGAGAAAATCGCCGGGTTCCTGCCGGCCCTGGACGAGATGATGCAGGGCGGGTTGGTGACGTTGGAACCGGTGCGGGTGATCCGGTATCGGGCGGGGGAGATGGGGGAGACCCAGCCGTAG
- a CDS encoding DUF4203 domain-containing protein: MMPISLVLGGAMLVLGRRLFWVFVVGTGFILGARLATELLGESAGWGWLAAVLGAGLLGALLALLAQKVAVAVAGFLAGGYLAHALVLHYRWDEAPPWVAFVVGGAVGSFLLMVLFDWALIAISSLTGAAVITEQIPVEPPWPVAVFLGLLVLGLAVQARGMRRRPAPPRGER, translated from the coding sequence ATGATGCCGATTTCGCTGGTGTTGGGGGGAGCGATGCTGGTGTTGGGGCGCCGGCTGTTCTGGGTGTTCGTGGTGGGGACGGGTTTCATTCTTGGGGCCCGGCTGGCGACGGAGTTGCTGGGCGAATCAGCGGGCTGGGGATGGCTGGCCGCAGTGCTGGGGGCGGGGTTGCTGGGGGCGCTGCTGGCGTTGCTGGCGCAGAAGGTGGCCGTGGCGGTGGCGGGATTCCTGGCGGGAGGATATCTCGCCCATGCGCTGGTGCTTCACTATCGGTGGGACGAGGCGCCTCCGTGGGTGGCGTTTGTGGTCGGGGGTGCGGTGGGGTCGTTTCTGCTGATGGTGCTGTTCGACTGGGCGTTGATCGCGATTTCGTCGCTGACCGGGGCGGCGGTGATCACGGAGCAGATTCCGGTGGAACCGCCCTGGCCAGTGGCGGTGTTCCTGGGTCTGCTGGTGCTGGGATTGGCGGTGCAGGCGCGCGGGATGAGGCGACGTCCGGCGCCCCCGAGGGGGGAGCGGTGA
- a CDS encoding CocE/NonD family hydrolase translates to MTRPLPIAYPNAVISPTPGCRPHLLRLIACLFPAAFVTLAPAAETPTLVHHESVLTRDGIPLATTVHLPDESSPDHPAPFPTILIRTPYNKDAVAGFARDGTRRGYAVVAQDTRGRFASQGDNLPFHLDGPDGEDTVRWITQQPWSNGLIGTWGGSAAAITQFQLAATGTRAVTAQFLVVGAPNLYDVVYTGGIFRKSLIEDWLRATQFATNALSIWVGHPVYNTYWRQRDASRYYGRMRAAAVHVGGWWDIFAQPTLDAFVGYQNHGRPGARGRQQLLMGPWTHGVLQARAGELAFPGGDRPPGDLHDAWRWFDRILKGLDNGADRDPAVLYYTLGDVTDPSAPGNVWRTADTWPPLPFHATRLFLHGDRTLSFQTPSASPPLRFTADPGNPVPTLGGIQLTLPAGPRDQRPIESRDDVLVFSSEPLQEPLEITGPVRARLWIASDGPDTDFFVRLCDVYPDDRSFNLCEGMLRARFRQGLDQTQPLVPNRVTRLDIDLWSTSVVFNRGHRLRVHVTSSSAPGFDPNPNTGAPFRADTRTRIATNSVWADPKRPSHLILPLVRPR, encoded by the coding sequence TTGACCCGCCCCCTCCCGATCGCCTATCCGAACGCCGTGATTTCCCCCACCCCCGGGTGCCGGCCGCACCTTCTCCGCCTCATCGCCTGCCTGTTCCCCGCCGCCTTTGTCACCCTCGCGCCGGCCGCCGAAACCCCGACCCTCGTCCACCACGAATCCGTTCTCACCCGGGACGGCATCCCCCTCGCGACCACTGTCCACCTGCCCGACGAATCTTCCCCCGACCACCCTGCCCCCTTTCCAACCATCCTGATCCGCACGCCCTACAACAAGGACGCCGTCGCCGGATTCGCCCGCGATGGCACCCGCCGCGGTTACGCCGTGGTCGCCCAGGATACCCGTGGCCGCTTCGCGTCCCAGGGCGACAACCTCCCCTTCCACCTCGACGGCCCCGACGGCGAAGACACCGTCCGCTGGATCACCCAGCAACCCTGGAGCAACGGTCTGATCGGCACCTGGGGCGGTTCGGCCGCCGCCATCACCCAGTTCCAGCTCGCCGCCACCGGCACGCGCGCCGTCACCGCCCAGTTCCTCGTCGTCGGCGCTCCCAACCTCTACGACGTCGTCTATACCGGCGGCATCTTCCGCAAATCCCTCATCGAGGACTGGCTCCGCGCCACCCAGTTTGCCACCAACGCGCTCTCCATCTGGGTTGGTCACCCCGTGTACAACACCTACTGGCGCCAGCGCGACGCCTCCCGCTACTACGGCCGCATGCGCGCCGCAGCCGTTCATGTCGGGGGCTGGTGGGACATCTTCGCCCAACCGACCCTCGACGCATTCGTCGGGTACCAGAACCACGGACGCCCCGGCGCCCGCGGCCGGCAGCAGCTCCTCATGGGCCCCTGGACCCACGGCGTCCTCCAGGCCAGGGCTGGTGAACTTGCCTTCCCCGGCGGCGATCGCCCCCCCGGCGACCTCCACGACGCCTGGCGCTGGTTCGACCGCATCCTCAAGGGCCTCGACAACGGCGCCGACCGCGATCCCGCCGTCCTCTACTACACCCTCGGCGACGTCACCGATCCCTCCGCCCCCGGCAATGTCTGGCGCACTGCGGATACCTGGCCACCCCTGCCCTTTCACGCCACCCGCCTCTTCCTCCATGGCGACCGCACCCTCTCCTTCCAGACCCCCTCCGCCTCCCCGCCGCTGCGCTTCACCGCCGACCCCGGGAACCCCGTCCCCACCCTGGGCGGCATCCAGCTCACCCTTCCCGCCGGCCCCCGCGACCAGCGCCCCATCGAGTCCCGGGATGATGTCCTGGTCTTCTCCTCGGAACCCCTCCAGGAACCCCTCGAAATCACCGGTCCCGTCCGCGCCCGTCTCTGGATCGCCAGCGACGGACCCGACACCGACTTCTTCGTCCGCCTCTGCGACGTCTATCCCGACGACCGCTCCTTCAACCTCTGCGAAGGGATGCTCCGCGCCCGCTTCCGCCAGGGACTCGACCAGACCCAGCCCCTCGTTCCCAACCGCGTCACCCGCCTTGACATCGACCTCTGGTCCACCAGCGTCGTCTTCAACCGCGGACACCGCCTGCGCGTCCACGTCACCTCCTCCAGCGCCCCAGGGTTCGATCCCAATCCCAACACCGGCGCCCCGTTCCGCGCCGACACCCGGACCCGCATCGCCACCAACTCCGTCTGGGCCGATCCCAAGCGCCCCTCCCACCTCATACTCCCCCTCGTCCGCCCCCGCTGA
- a CDS encoding bifunctional 4-hydroxy-2-oxoglutarate aldolase/2-dehydro-3-deoxy-phosphogluconate aldolase encodes MSKRLQQVQRLTDAAVIAVVRAPRRDLVIPLSEALVAGGVVAIEITTTTPDALNAIRDVRSVLGSRAMIGVGTVLQNITCRGALDAGAEFVVSPVLRGSMVPLCHAVEVPIMLGAYSPTECQLAYESGADFVKLFPADTLGPAFVRAVRAPLPHLRLVPTGGIELRNAADFIAAGCSALGVGSSLVSGEILKNQDWPELTRRAEAFIQAVRSVRPVP; translated from the coding sequence ATGAGCAAGCGACTGCAACAGGTTCAGAGGTTGACGGATGCGGCGGTGATTGCGGTGGTGCGGGCGCCGCGGCGGGATCTGGTGATTCCGTTGTCGGAGGCGCTGGTGGCCGGGGGAGTGGTGGCCATCGAGATCACCACGACCACCCCGGACGCCCTCAACGCCATCCGGGATGTCCGGTCGGTCCTGGGGTCCCGGGCGATGATCGGGGTGGGGACGGTGTTGCAGAACATCACCTGCCGTGGTGCGCTGGATGCGGGGGCGGAGTTTGTGGTGAGCCCGGTGTTGCGCGGGTCGATGGTGCCGTTGTGCCATGCGGTGGAGGTGCCGATCATGCTGGGGGCGTATTCGCCGACCGAATGCCAGCTCGCGTACGAGTCGGGGGCGGACTTTGTGAAGTTGTTTCCCGCGGACACGCTGGGTCCGGCCTTCGTGCGGGCGGTGCGGGCGCCGCTGCCGCATCTGCGGCTGGTGCCCACCGGCGGGATCGAGTTGCGCAATGCGGCCGACTTCATCGCCGCCGGGTGCAGTGCGCTGGGGGTGGGATCGTCGCTGGTGTCGGGGGAGATCCTGAAGAACCAGGACTGGCCTGAACTGACCCGGCGCGCCGAGGCCTTCATTCAAGCGGTCCGCTCGGTGCGGCCGGTGCCCTGA
- the crcB gene encoding fluoride efflux transporter CrcB: MTGAIWVFLGGGLGSLARWGLSGWVARQFGETFPWGTLVVNVTGSFVIGCLAGWTGPDGRGLMPVGVRQFLMLGVCGGYTTFSSFSLQTLALIEDGQWLRAGANAGLSVVLCLAAVVLGQMAVTAPWAGWRS, from the coding sequence ATGACCGGCGCGATCTGGGTGTTCCTTGGCGGCGGGTTGGGGAGTCTGGCGCGATGGGGATTGTCGGGGTGGGTGGCGCGGCAGTTTGGGGAGACGTTTCCATGGGGCACGCTGGTGGTGAACGTGACGGGAAGTTTTGTGATTGGGTGCCTGGCGGGATGGACGGGGCCGGACGGGCGCGGGCTGATGCCGGTGGGGGTGCGGCAGTTTCTGATGCTCGGGGTATGCGGGGGGTACACGACGTTTTCGTCGTTCAGTCTGCAGACGCTGGCCCTGATCGAGGATGGGCAATGGCTGCGGGCCGGAGCCAATGCCGGATTGTCGGTGGTGCTGTGTCTGGCGGCGGTGGTTCTGGGACAGATGGCGGTGACGGCGCCGTGGGCGGGTTGGCGATCCTGA
- a CDS encoding FG-GAP repeat protein: protein MRGWTMALAGSCWWGMAADGAAPVSLPVERLRLDWHAPDRVWEPRFEMGEYGVGSAIVWSGEVASFGSGLAVMEGGAGDSRPWLVVGARAVGLQGARSGGVFGFRAEDAGGVWSMTFGLPGALPDTYFGDDVVVVGDVNGDGWDDLVVAFTRPLVRYGFFGGWLLFAGEPGGWRREPVWALGSRLPIIRGMGCAVSVGDVNGDGYGDVGFGVAATGGEAGMVVVYYGSPDGLGDHPDWAIHGSGPGERLGLGLAGVGDLNGDGFDDVLVGVPGHGENGTERGQVRAYFGSPSGLEPEARWTLSGARDGMWFGARVQAMGERKGDRHPGFCVGAPGRRARARRDVEWPGAVYGYDVAVGRAPEEMWRIEGESHEDWFGGIVSVIGDMDGDGAMEVAMGMPRGEEQLATQGRVRVFTVGPGGLATERNQYAGWEAGQRFGWRLAGADFNGDGFADLAVSGPFHRPTAPNAGHGMVTVIWGGPDVFPVRATAPADGSSGEALAATLATGAAALGGRAGFSVWGLMPLGAVPVGLAFAVWWWRRRANELVQRERLRIAQDLHDRMGGQLTGLALRSGQLRRVLSEGENGVSAQLATLEATAGELVDHLAEIVWLTRPSNDALGPLVDYLMETVGKVLEPADIECHFEVPSVLPDVPVHHPLREDLALSLREAVHNVVKHARASRVHLAVRLQGGRLQIELGDDGVGLKPGAGNGRGNGLRNMRERLSRHGGELRVDSGGAGTRVCLEVPWPPRPSLR, encoded by the coding sequence GTGCGTGGGTGGACGATGGCGCTGGCCGGGAGCTGCTGGTGGGGCATGGCCGCCGACGGGGCGGCGCCGGTGTCCTTGCCGGTCGAGCGGCTGCGTCTGGATTGGCATGCACCGGACCGGGTGTGGGAGCCGCGGTTCGAGATGGGCGAGTACGGGGTGGGGTCGGCGATTGTGTGGAGCGGCGAGGTGGCCTCGTTTGGCAGTGGTCTGGCGGTCATGGAGGGCGGGGCGGGCGATTCCCGTCCGTGGCTGGTGGTGGGGGCGCGGGCGGTAGGGTTGCAGGGGGCGCGGAGCGGCGGGGTGTTTGGGTTCCGGGCGGAGGACGCGGGTGGTGTGTGGTCGATGACGTTCGGCCTGCCGGGGGCGCTGCCGGACACGTACTTCGGAGATGACGTGGTGGTGGTCGGGGACGTGAACGGGGACGGGTGGGACGACCTGGTGGTTGCCTTCACGCGTCCGCTGGTCCGGTATGGGTTTTTCGGAGGATGGCTGCTGTTTGCCGGGGAGCCGGGCGGGTGGCGACGCGAACCCGTGTGGGCGCTTGGGAGCCGGCTTCCGATCATTCGGGGCATGGGGTGTGCCGTTTCCGTTGGCGATGTCAACGGGGATGGATACGGCGATGTTGGCTTCGGGGTGGCGGCGACGGGAGGGGAGGCGGGGATGGTGGTGGTGTATTACGGATCGCCGGACGGGCTGGGGGACCATCCGGACTGGGCCATCCATGGAAGCGGGCCTGGCGAACGGCTGGGATTGGGACTGGCAGGGGTGGGGGATCTGAACGGGGACGGATTCGACGATGTTCTGGTCGGGGTGCCGGGGCATGGGGAGAACGGGACGGAACGGGGGCAGGTACGCGCCTACTTCGGGAGTCCGTCGGGGCTGGAGCCGGAGGCTCGATGGACGCTGTCGGGGGCACGGGATGGGATGTGGTTTGGGGCAAGAGTTCAGGCGATGGGGGAGCGGAAGGGGGATCGTCATCCGGGATTCTGCGTGGGAGCCCCGGGGCGGCGGGCGCGGGCTCGAAGGGACGTCGAGTGGCCGGGGGCGGTGTACGGGTACGACGTGGCGGTGGGACGGGCGCCGGAGGAGATGTGGCGGATTGAAGGGGAATCGCACGAAGACTGGTTTGGCGGGATTGTATCGGTGATTGGAGACATGGATGGTGACGGGGCGATGGAAGTGGCGATGGGCATGCCCCGGGGAGAGGAGCAACTGGCGACCCAGGGTCGGGTGCGGGTGTTTACCGTGGGGCCGGGCGGACTCGCGACCGAACGAAATCAGTATGCGGGCTGGGAGGCGGGACAGCGGTTCGGGTGGCGTCTGGCGGGGGCGGACTTCAATGGCGACGGTTTCGCCGACCTGGCGGTGTCAGGACCGTTTCACCGTCCGACTGCGCCGAATGCCGGGCACGGCATGGTGACGGTGATCTGGGGCGGCCCGGACGTGTTTCCTGTCCGCGCGACGGCACCGGCTGACGGGTCGTCCGGGGAGGCATTGGCGGCGACGTTGGCGACGGGGGCGGCGGCCTTGGGCGGGAGAGCGGGCTTTTCCGTGTGGGGCCTGATGCCGCTGGGGGCGGTGCCGGTTGGGCTGGCCTTTGCGGTGTGGTGGTGGCGACGGCGGGCGAATGAGTTGGTGCAGCGGGAACGACTGCGGATCGCGCAGGATTTGCATGACCGGATGGGGGGGCAATTGACGGGGCTGGCGCTGCGGAGCGGGCAGTTGAGGCGCGTGCTGAGCGAGGGTGAGAACGGGGTTTCGGCCCAACTGGCGACCCTGGAAGCCACCGCCGGGGAGTTGGTGGATCACCTGGCGGAGATTGTGTGGCTGACGCGGCCGAGCAACGACGCCCTGGGCCCGCTGGTGGATTACCTGATGGAGACGGTGGGCAAGGTCTTGGAGCCGGCGGACATTGAATGCCATTTCGAGGTGCCATCAGTGCTGCCCGACGTGCCGGTTCATCACCCGCTTCGGGAGGATCTGGCGCTGTCCCTGAGGGAGGCCGTGCACAATGTCGTCAAGCATGCCCGGGCCAGCCGCGTTCACCTGGCGGTGCGTCTGCAGGGCGGGCGGCTGCAGATCGAGCTGGGCGATGACGGAGTGGGTTTGAAGCCCGGGGCTGGCAACGGACGTGGCAACGGGCTGCGCAACATGCGGGAGCGTCTCAGCCGCCACGGGGGCGAGTTGCGCGTCGATTCCGGCGGGGCAGGTACCCGGGTCTGCCTGGAAGTGCCCTGGCCGCCGCGTCCATCCCTGCGATGA
- a CDS encoding (Fe-S)-binding protein: protein MNAVAGGGSNPSHLKGLDYSVVQQCMHCGMCLPTCPTYDATKLERNSPRGRIALMRAIADDRLEPTKAFAEEMYFCLGCLACMTACPAGVNYAELFEHARAEVESRGLLRSVRRGFIRAFTVKWLFMDHRRLTALGRVMRLYQELGLQRLVRGSGILRLLPRRLRELEAMTPPVQPEFSNERIARVTPAVGPRRFRVAVLTGCAQDLIFSDVNADTVEVLARNGCEVHTPADQPCCGSLHAHNGEWALAQELARRSIDALPPERYDAIITNAGGCGSHLKHYGTLLKDDPAYARRAALWDGRVKDIHEFLAEHGVTPPAPGDAPEQVVTYHESCHLSHGQKVVQPPRQVLRAIPGLRLVELPEANWCCGSAGIYNLTQPEMAGQLLDRKVRHVRSTGAAVVATANPGCLLQLINGCRAAGMALRVVHPVTLLAEAYRRTGSVAKAERGGATGSATGSATGSATGSATGSATGGVAGGRSGTGGGAL, encoded by the coding sequence ATGAACGCGGTTGCCGGCGGCGGCTCGAACCCATCCCATCTGAAGGGACTCGACTACTCGGTGGTGCAGCAGTGCATGCACTGCGGGATGTGCCTGCCCACGTGTCCGACCTACGACGCCACGAAGCTGGAGCGGAACAGTCCGCGCGGCCGGATTGCGCTGATGCGGGCGATTGCGGACGACCGGCTGGAGCCGACGAAGGCGTTTGCCGAGGAGATGTACTTCTGCCTGGGCTGTCTGGCGTGCATGACCGCGTGTCCGGCGGGGGTGAACTACGCCGAGCTGTTCGAGCATGCGCGGGCGGAGGTCGAGTCGCGGGGATTGCTGCGATCGGTGCGGCGCGGCTTCATCCGGGCCTTCACGGTGAAGTGGTTGTTCATGGATCACCGGCGGCTGACCGCGCTGGGCCGGGTGATGCGGCTGTACCAGGAGCTGGGGTTGCAGCGGCTGGTGCGGGGCAGCGGGATCCTGAGGCTGCTGCCGCGGCGCCTGCGGGAACTCGAGGCGATGACGCCGCCGGTGCAGCCGGAATTCTCGAACGAGCGCATTGCGCGGGTGACACCGGCGGTGGGGCCGCGGCGATTCCGGGTGGCGGTGCTGACGGGGTGCGCGCAGGACCTGATCTTCAGCGACGTCAACGCCGACACGGTGGAGGTGCTGGCGCGCAACGGCTGCGAGGTGCACACGCCGGCGGACCAGCCGTGCTGCGGTTCGTTGCACGCGCACAACGGCGAGTGGGCGCTGGCGCAGGAACTGGCGCGGCGTTCGATCGACGCGCTGCCGCCGGAGCGGTACGACGCGATCATCACCAACGCGGGGGGGTGCGGTTCGCATCTGAAGCACTACGGGACGCTGTTGAAGGACGACCCGGCCTATGCGCGGCGGGCGGCGCTTTGGGACGGCCGGGTGAAGGACATTCACGAGTTTCTGGCGGAGCACGGGGTGACGCCGCCGGCGCCGGGGGATGCGCCTGAGCAGGTGGTCACCTACCACGAGTCCTGTCACCTGTCGCACGGGCAGAAAGTGGTCCAGCCGCCGAGGCAGGTGCTGCGGGCGATTCCGGGGCTGCGCCTGGTGGAATTGCCGGAGGCGAACTGGTGCTGCGGCAGTGCGGGGATCTACAACCTGACCCAGCCGGAGATGGCGGGGCAATTGCTGGATCGGAAGGTCCGGCACGTGCGGTCCACGGGTGCGGCGGTGGTGGCCACGGCCAATCCGGGATGCCTGCTGCAGTTGATCAACGGGTGCCGGGCGGCGGGGATGGCGTTGCGGGTGGTGCATCCGGTCACGCTGCTGGCCGAGGCCTACCGGCGCACGGGGTCGGTCGCGAAGGCGGAGCGCGGCGGCGCAACCGGAAGCGCAACCGGAAGCGCAACCGGAAGCGCAACCGGAAGCGCGACCGGAAGCGCGACCGGCGGGGTGGCGGGAGGCAGGTCCGGCACGGGAGGCGGTGCGTTATGA